GTCGAACCACGCTTCGCCGCCGTGCTCTCGGGCGACGGAGCGCAGGGCCGGAGCTTCGTGGCCGGTTTCCAGCGCAGCCCCCTGCCAGTCTTGGAGGCGGTCGGTGTCCAGGGGATCCGGGAGCCAGGACCAGTCCAGCAACCAGTGGTGGTCGATCTCGGTGGTTCCCAAGCGACAGCGAACCACCGCGAAGTCCTTGCGCAGGGCGGTGGCGAAGCCGTGGAAGGCGGCGGCGAGGAGCTCGCGGTGAATCTCCAGCTGGGCGCCTCCCGGGGCGGAGAAGGAGCCCTCGCTGCTCTGGATGCGCAGCTCCATTCCCGCCGGGGCGATGGCCTCTTGGATCAGCTGCAGCAGGTCGCCGGCGGAGGTCGGGCGATGGTCACCGTGGGCGGTGCCGGCGGCCAGATGCTCCAGGGCGTCCACCAGCTCTCCCAGCCGCGAGGACTCGTCCGCCACCACGCCGTGAAGCCGCCGGCGCTGCTCCGCCTCCATGCCCGGGAAACGCTCCAGGGCTTCCCCGGCGGCGCGCAGGGAGGCCAGGGAGCCGCGCATGCGCCGCGCTAGTTCTTCCAGCTGGGCTGGCTCTTCCAGGTAGGCTGGCTCTTCCAGCTGCCTGGAGGCTGCGGGCTGGGCCTTGTGCTTGGGGTCGTCGCTCATCCTCCGGAGGTCTCCACGGAAGCTTGGTCTGCGTTCCCCAGGCAGCGGCGAATATCCGCCATCAGGTCACGGGTGGAGAAGGGCTTGGTGACGTAGAGCTCGGCGCCCAGGTCCAGGCCCCGCAGCCGCTCGGCGCTACGGCCCCGAGCGGTGAGCAGGACAATCTTCGGGGCCGGCTCCCGGGCGCGCAGCTGACGGCAAACCTCGAAGCCGTCGAGGCCCGGCAGCATGACGTCCAGGAGCACCAGGTCCGGATGCAGCTCTGCAGCCCGCTCCAACGCTTCCGGGCCGTCCCGGGCCACCGCCACCTCGTAGCCTTCCTGGCCGAGGAGGAACTCGAGGGAGAGGACGATATTGGGCTCGTCGTCGACGATGAGGATCTTGTGCGGTTCATGGGGCATGGAGCTCTCCTTGGGGCGGTGGCTCGGCGAGGAGGGTGAAGATCAGTCGGGCACCGCCCCAGCGGCTGCTCTCGACCCAGATGCGGCCGCCGTGGCCTTCGACGATACCGCGGCAGATGGGTAGGCCGAGGCCGGTGCCGTGGGAGCGGCCTCCCTCTCGGCCGGGGA
The genomic region above belongs to Acidobacteriota bacterium and contains:
- a CDS encoding response regulator, whose translation is MPHEPHKILIVDDEPNIVLSLEFLLGQEGYEVAVARDGPEALERAAELHPDLVLLDVMLPGLDGFEVCRQLRAREPAPKIVLLTARGRSAERLRGLDLGAELYVTKPFSTRDLMADIRRCLGNADQASVETSGG